TTGTCACTGTGGTGTGGTGGAAGGGCTGGCTCCCAGCACCGCTCTCTGTGGAGcagtttggtgttttggggttttttttgggggggaggagTTGCAGGGACCAGCTCGCTCATGGACATGCCCAGACAGTTTGTGTACCCACCAGAAAGGAGAGGTGGCCATCCATGCCTGTCTCCAGGGCTGTCAGATGCTCaccagctgccacagccccagTCCGGCATTGCCCAGCCTAGCACAGCTCTTCCATTCTGTGATTCCGTAGCCTGGGAGGTGTTTTGGTCCATCTTTGCCTCAGGAGCAGAGTTGGGTGCAGCCGCAGCAGATGTAAGGTCTGCATTAGCTGGGCACTGAGGAACAGGTGTGATGAGAACGGAGCGGTGGATGTGCTGTCTTCCACGTGCCTTGCTGCAAGAGACGAACGGTGGGAGAGGATTGATAAATGAGCTAGTACGTAAAGCAGAGGGATAGTCCTGggtcacagaatggtttgggttgggagggacccTTAAAGATCCGTTGAGTCCACCCCCCCTGCAATGACCAGGGACACCTTCAtctagaccaggttgctcacggcccgtccagcctggccttggttGTCTCCAGGGATGGCGCATTggccacctctctgggcaacctgtgccaccGTTTCATCACCgtcactggaaaacattttgtccTTATATCTAgcctaaatctaccctctttcagtttaaaaccactacCCCTCATCCCGTCTGTTAGTGTCCTGCTGCTCTGTAATGTGTCCTTCAGTGAGGACAACCAGGGGACCGGGACCTTGGGCAAAATGCCTCTGCCTGCAGTAGGGCTTCAGTCCCTGTGGCTGTGCCAGAAGCAGGACTGCTGGGTGCTCCCTGGAGCACCCCAACGACGTGTCTTTAGCCTTTGCCAGCTTGGCTGGGCACTCAGACACACGAGGACTGAAACGGTTTGCTTCAGGGTCTCTTTGGACTATAAAATGAACAGAGTCCagtggaaaatgaaagcagagcttTGTGAGTTGCTGTTGGGACCCTGTGTCCCGCTGTGCTTTTACAGAATAACAGTAACCTCCTCAAGGGTGACGCTTGCTTTAAGAATATCACCAGCCTCCTCTAGGAAACAAAGGTAAATCCCCGTGATCCCGCCATGCTTGTGCTCGGTGTTTGCTGTAAGTGCTCCCCCGCCGTCAGGCCCTTTTCCCTGTGCTCTCAGCTCACCTGTGTGGTTTCGTAGGGCGCTGAAGATGGCAGGCAGCTCCGCTCCTTGGATCGGCAGCGCTTATCTCTTCCTCCAGTCGACATGCAAGAGCATCGTTCTGCCGTCTCTCTACGAAAGCTCGCAAAAGAAACCCAGCGTGTTCAAGGCACTGAAGCTGGCGTTAGCAGGTACCCATCCTCACCGGTGTCTTGGTGTGCTGTCTCATCCCTTCACGCAGTGCCGTGCTTTGCTTTATTCTCGCGCTCACGGGTAAGGAAGGTTGGCGCTTGCTGTATTTAGTAAAGACAAAGCGGAGCACATTCTGCAGAGGTCTGCCGGGGcggctgggggctggagcaccgttcctgtgaggagaggctgagggagttggACCCGCTCAGCTTGGGGAGAGAAGGCTTTGGGGGACCTACCCACAGCCTGACGGTACCTATGAGGAGGggagatggagcccagctcTTCACAGTGGTGCATGGGGAATGAGAGGCAATGGGTGCAGATTGAAACGAGGGGTAGACACCAGATCCAGGGACAAACGTTTTCCCCATGAGGACAACCAAGCAGCTGCCCAGCGTGACTGTGTGTTCTCTCCATCCTTGGGGGTTTTCAAAACAGgactggataaagccctgagcaacttGGGCTGACCTCAGGGCTGACCCTGCTGTGCATGGGAGGTTGGGCTCGAGGCTTCCTGGGCTTCCTTCCAACTCGAACTGTCCTACAAGTTATCCTACTTTATGAATGTTTGTTTAAACCCATTTATGTAAGAGGGGAAAAGATTGCAATTGCTAGAAAAGAAGatttaatttctggttttataccACCACAGAAACGTGATTTCTGCTTTGAGAagcccatttttaaaattagcaaTAGCCAGTATAAGTTCTTTTCTGATATAAGCAGGCACGATTACATTAGCTTCAACTGTATGTAACCCTATTTACATCAGAAAGAGACTTGAGATGCAGACGGTCATAAAACTCTTTTTCTCTATGCACCCTTGCACCAAGCTGACTGCAGAATAGTTAGAAGGGTTTATCTTACTTAGCTAGAGTGACTCTCACTGTGTTCTTTACCAGTCTCATACACCTGAGCCTATATCGTTTAATGGGGCTTGTGTAACtattttgtaatttcttctgGCAATCGTGAGCCGAGCCGAGTCAGGCAGTTTATCCAGTACAGACCTGCTCATCTTGCAGCTCGATccagagctggaaagcagcagggagccCGACGCAGTTGCCTGGTTAGGCTTGATTTACACTTGCTTTGTGTCGCTGAAATGTGAATCTGCTCACATGTTTAAGGGAAAGCCAGCAAAAAGACTCAATCCTACTGAGCTTATCCAGACCTAAAAAAGCCATGAAATCGGCAGCTCCCTGAAGCGTCATGAAGAAACATGTGCAAAGTCCTCTCTTCTGCAGTAGCTTCACAGCTGTCATGTACAGCATTCGTAAAGGTTTCCAGGTCTGTGCAgcttttccctccccagccctcctaCCCTGCTATGGAAGCTTGTGTTTAACCAAcactcaagaaaaacaaagcccGGAGGAAGAGGTAGAAAGACGTTTCTGGTCAGCCACAGTGAATTCAAATGCCTCCCCTAGGTGCCTAGCCCCATGTCCCAGTGACACATCTGGCCTGAACTAAGCTTTCTGATGCAGCCAAGGACTCGGAAAACCCTGTAAAGCCACTGTTAGATCACGTACTCTGAAATCCCAGGCTAATTGCCCTGCCTAACGTGGCGCACACGAGTCTGCTTTGCCTTGGGGTTGTCCTCCGAGCTACGCAACGCACGGTGCGGGGCTCGGCGGTACCCGACGCAGTGCCAGTGGGAGCTGGTACCTCTgcgcggcgggggggagggggttaaTTTGGGTCTGGAAGCAGTTCAGGCAGCCTCCCACAGGCCTCTGCTgtaagagcaaaaaaaaaaaaaagagaaaaacacgTCCTCTAAACTGTCATCATCAGCATATAAAATCCCTGTGGAGACAAGGTCAATGTGCACAGCTAATCACAATGAAATTTtgctgggagaaggaagaacGAAGGCCTGGACAGTTTCTGCTGTCAGCGTGGCTCATGCTGCCCCTCCACTAATGTTAGAGGGCATGTCCCCAGCTTCTCCTTGCTTAGGTTTTACCATTAATTAATTCTCTGTGCGAAAAGAGTTTAACAAGTCAAGGCCCGATCTCAAGCAGCCCAATTCCCGTGTCTGGACCTATCACTCGCCACTTGTGAGATGTTTTGAAGGCTCAGAGCCAGCCAAAAGTTACCTCTGGGCATGGGGTGGAGAGGAAAcgcaggatttttttccaggacCTTCATCACTGCATGAAAGTCCAGTCACAAGGACTGAAGACTGTCTGAGCACTGAGCTGAACTTTCATCTATAAAACTTCCCTGTGCTGCCAGTTTAGCGTAACCATTTCTGTCTGGGAAATGGATCCTCAGACTGAACCCCTCCGCTAATAATCTCAGCGTTGAGATAATTACCTGGGGTGCAGCAGCATATGGCCTCCATTGGCCACCATACTTCATGGGGATGGATGGTGGCCGGGCAGCAAAAACTTGCTCTTGGTTTAACGTACAGGTTTTTCATCCCAGAGGATGTGGTCACAGGGAGAAGAGAATTCAAAAGCCCCCCCTTTGCAGGCTTGGTGGTGGGTGGGAGTGGGTCTGGGTCGCATGTCTCATGCCTGGATAGTGACTCTGCTCACTTCTCCCTGCCAGACTCCACCGGCAGCGTGAACGGCGTGGACATGCTCAAAGTGCACTGCAGCCACCCACACCTGATAGTCCAGCTCAAGTTCTGCAAGCAGGAGAACTGCCGCCGCTTCCTGCGGAGTTACCGGGAAGGAGCGCTCCAGCAGTCCCTCCAGAATCACCTCCAGCTCTCCTTGGCCATGACCACGGTGCCTCTCGAAATGGAGCTGAAGGCTGGCAAGGAACACCTCGACGACATGCTGAAGGATGAGGATCGCTGCGTGGAGTGCATCTACAGAGAAAAGGTGAGTGGGAGAGGGTGGGAGGCCAGGCAGCAACGAGGAGCAGTAGCACGGGACTCGGGAAGGTGCATGCAGGtcttgctctgctgcagcatgctggGTTGTTGACTTCTCCCTCCTTCACTTCTCGACTATAATGTGGAGAAACAGCTCTGCCCTTCCCCAGAGCAGTGCGCTTTTCTGGAAGGTGTGACAGTTACCTAAAATAGCTTACAGAGATTCTGTGAAATCCCTGTGGTTTCTGTGTGTAACAATTAGCATGGCTGTTACCACCACTACAATGAAGAACTATAGAAGGTGCAGCTGAAAGCATGAGCAAGCATGCCTTGATACACCTGTGAGGCAGGTGGAGAGGACAGCAGTCCGGTGTGGaacaagcactgctcagcaccttTGTCCCCTGCCTTGCCCACCACCTCCTCCGAGCAAAGCAGTGGTAACTGCACCTAGAAGCGAGCGTGGGTGCAAACACTGCGCATTAAACCAACAACTTGTGACAGAGTGGGGACAAACAgcatctgctgccagcagaacaTAGGCTGCCCTTTTGAAGGCAAAGTCTCTCTCTCAGAAGTGATATCCAGCGTCTAGCTCATTGCACACTTTGGCCCTGGCACTCTAATCCTGCTAGCAAGAGCAGTGAGGTCTTGTCATCTCACCACAAAACCAAGGCACTTGACATGATTAAACTCATtgcctttcccctctccctctttttttccacctggAACTAGCAATACCTTGTAACTCTGGTTCCCTCTAGATGGTCCTGAGAAATAGGTACTCACCATCTACTTGGGAAGATGAGGCACAAGAGTATGTTTTGCCACGTTGCTTTTCTGCAAGCACAGAGAACGAAGTGCAAACGTTTCAGCCCTGGGCCAAACCACACGTGATGCACCGTACCCTGTCAGCCTCTGCTTGCGGCTCCCTCCCCTCGCTGAACTAGCGGCCTGAACAAAAGAGATGGGCTTATTCTCAGTTCCCCCAAACTGACTTAGCCGGGCTTCTGCCTGACAGTGCCACAGTCAAAGATGTCCCTAAGGCACAGCTGTCAGTGGCCGAGGgcactgctgggtgctgctgtaCGCCAGCTAAGCGCTCGACAGAGCACTCGCCAGGTTGGACTCTTCCcatgtgttttgctgcttttactcCTTTGCTCATTACCTGCCTTCTGGAGGTCAGGCTAGTTTTCTCTTGGTCAGTGAGAAAAACTGGCTCGAAGAGGATCTGGGAGCAACAGCACTTAGGTAGTGGAGGGGCAGAGAGGAGAAGGGGCAtagcaggagctgcctgctgtggtGGCCCTGAGCTGCTGGATCAGGTCACCCCGTTCTGTGGGCCTGACCCTTACATGGGGTAAGTCAGAGAAGCCACGCTGCCTGTGGTGCCCCCTGATTCTTGCAGAGGGCTGCTGGAGGTAAATGTGGACTCGTAGGAATTTTGTGCAACTTGTAAGCGCTCACTGCTGCACGTGAGAAACCCAGGGGAGGGAGATTGCCTGTTTCATATCACATCAGAGAGAGAACCTCACACGTTTACAGCCAGAACTCCATCAGGCTATTTCGTCTGGTCAGTTCACAACTGACACTATAGCTGCCTCATTGCTCCTCTCTTGACACCGTCATCTTAGGCTGCACCTTCCAGCTGAACATCTCCAGCTTTGCAAGGCAGTGAGCCTGGCAGGCATCACTGACACTGTTTGCATTGCAGCCTGACCGCCTGCGGGATGAGGAGATCACGGAGCTGGAGGAGTGCCTCAAGAGCCTGATCGTTCACCAGAGCATCAACAACAACACGGCTGTAAAAGACTGCGCATCTCTGCACTCCCCATCTCTGCCTTTTCCGTCTCAAGGCAGCTCCCTTTCCCCGCAAGTCACCTTCATCTTTCAGGGACAAGAGTTCGGTGAGTAGCTGGAACTGACCAGGACAGCCCTTGGTCTTCCTCGCCTCAAAGCCCAAGAGGGAGGATTAACGTGACTACGTATTGGGGTCTACCTCAGATGCATCAAGGATCTCCCAGCATCCCATAAGGAAGGAATTCCAGCAGTCCTAAGATACTGCCATACTGCTTCTGCTCAGGCTTcaacctgtttttttcttttctggggtGGCACAGAACCAGATGCTTCAGAGCCTGTGTCCTTACAGGTTCCTCACATTTAAAAACTCCTTAATACTGAAAGGAAGAACGCAGATTAGCTTCTCTTCCTCCACATCATTTTGTTGAGGTGAGTTAATATCGTAGGTGGGGTCAGGCTGGGAAGGTTGCTGTGGGCACCATCAGCCCTGCTGTCAGCCGGGATGGATTTGTCCAGGCTCCCTGCAGTACGTCAGCTGTCTTCGGGGTCTGTCCCCTCCAGAGAGCTTTCAGACAGTCTCACATAACAATTTTAGCTTGAGATCAGCTAGATAATTTCTGAGCGTGCTTAAGCTGCGTGTCCATTCTGCAGTGCTAAACAGCCAAGGAGAGAGCTCCTGTGTTGCATCCTGAGGATGCTtaggcaggggacaggggacGTGGTCAGAAAGGTCTTGCCAAGTTGATTTTGAAAGgctgaaacaaataaaagaggatgtctatcagaagaaaaaaagaaaaggagaaaaaagaaaaaaagctctagCAAACCACAGGGCAATCTTATACTGGGGgaggaaaatttttttttaaaaaagctattgCCGAGCTTGCAGGGTGGGGGCAAGCCCAGACACTGGCGTTGTGGGAGGATTTCAGTAAGGGAAGGGCCCGAGCaaggcagagggctgggggcgGACGGCCACGGGCGGGTGAACGTGTCACCGcgtgctgcagctccccactGAGGCACCAGCGCCGGGGACGGCAGGCGGTGCGGGGAGCGGAGGGCAGGAAGGTGCGAAGCAGCGGGGCTTCCTCCGGCGGCCCCACCTCCAACGGTGGAGGAGCATTGTGGGGGGCGTGCGGACCCCCGGGCAGGGTGGTCCCTGTAGCTTCCCTGCTCTGGgaccccaggcagggctgcccggGTGCTAAACCACCGGAGGACGAGtagagcagccccgcagcagtTTAATAGCACACTGTGGGCGCCGAACAGGCTCCCTGCTCCGCGGAACGTTGAGCCAACCTTGCACTGGCCCAAGCTGCCTCACACCAGCCCTGAAACCTCCGTGTTTCACCTGCCCTCTGTCCCTTTCAGCCAACAGAATGCTCACGCCGGATGACCACCAGAAATTTGCCAAGCTTGTGTCCAAGAAATGGAAGCAAGTGGGTCGCTCGTTGCAGAAGAGCTGCCGGGCCCTGCGTGATCCCGTCATTGATAACCTGGCCCTCGAGTACGACCGAGAGGGACTGTATGAACAAGCCtatcagctgctcctcaggtTTATCCAGTCGGAGGGGAAGAAAGCCACGATAGCGCGGCTGATCTCAGCCCTGGAAGAAAATGGTCTCACCAGCTTGGCTGAGGAGCTCTTGGGCCTCCATTCCAGCGAGGACTGCTCCTAGAGCCCACGGGGTCATGGCATCGCTAAGGGCTTTCTCGCTTTAGCTAGTGTATGGGACTGCTGCCAGCGGCTGGGGATGTAAAGCCCTGAAAATCACCGCAGGTTTCCAGGTAGGTGGGAATGGCCGGGGGAGAGGTTCTGTGCTCGCAGAAGCCAGCACGGACCTCTGATGTCCCCATTGTGTGTCCAGAAGTCAACGTTACTTTCCCATGAAGTGGTGAGAGAGGCTTTCAGCCTGACTTCCCTCAGGACTGAGCCGTCACAGGGAAGAGCCAGGCAGTCAGAGAGCCCTGGGGGAGagtgggggagaggagagagcaaGGAAGGCACCTCGGAGAATTCCTCTGGGAAGCAGGCGATGCCACTGTTTCTTAGGCGGTGGCCCAGGCCATCACCTAGAGAGCTGCGATAGATTTCTTATATTGAAGACATTTTTACCCTCAGGCATGACACCAACCGAAGACAGAGAGGAAATTAAGGAAAAGTcagttttacattatttttccttcttcaaatgAGGAACAGACACCTGCAGCAAGTGCATCTGCCCTGCCCTACTGTGGTACAGCTCCTTCCCACCTCTCTCCACCCAAAGGTTTCCCTTTTACCTGGGACAGCCATAATCTTCCACAAAGCACCAGATTGCTGCTGTAGAACAAATTTCAGGCTCGGAACAAGCCATCCGAACAAACACAATTTCGGAGAACGATTCCCAACTCTTGGTTTGTGGTGGACAATACTATTTTGCCTACATCGTGCTCAGCTCTTTCCCACCAGCCCGAGGGAGCCTGTACCTGTGAGAAGCAACACgcagtgctggaaggaaaaTTGTCACCTCGTCAGCGAGTTACCTGTGGAGTGCAgatgggagctgctgctctgaagtGGGTCGCAGCACCAGATCCCATCCTGAACCCGGTGACCAGCTGGCTGCTAGCGCCTTCGCTCGCTTCTGGACCACGTACCCTCAGCCTGCTGAGTTCACCGGAGAGGATCGCTCATGCCGTCGTGTCTCACGAGCATCGGGATCTGCCCAGAGCCTTTCCCTGGCGGTGTTGTCACTGTGTGACAGTGGGGCATTAGCTGCTGTGCCTGGATTTACCTGCCCTGATTTCGAGGGTAAAAATGGCTTCAAAGACAAAGCACCCAAGCCCCAGGGCTGACTTGTGCTTCCAGTTCTGCTGGGAGATGCCAGCTCTCTCCTGGTACGGGTGATGCAGACTGCAACAGAGCGCAGTTTACACCTTTGCCCATAAAGCACAGAGCAACACGTGTCTAGCACGGCACAGGTCTTGTGAACCACAAATTCCCAATGCTTTCCTGATAGGTTTTTACTTACCCTTTTCCATTAATCCTATCTCTCTTCGTCTTTCCCATCCGTGGGAATAGCCGGTGGGCCTTGGAAATCATTTCAGATGTCGAGGGTGGTTCTGCCAGCACACGTAAAGCCCGTGTGGGCACACACATACCAGGCCACTGGCAGTCATGACAGGCCCAGCTTTCAGTCAAGCCCTGATGGTCTTTTAAACCACAACTCACATCCTAATCCTTCACGGGAGCCAGAGCTGTAATTTGGGAGGGAGGAATGCAGCCTTGGGCTCAGGTGTGGGCTGGGATCTGCTCCCACAGCTGCGGAAGACCTGGGGGAGCAGGATTTAGACGGCCAGCTTCTACCCAGCTGGGGTCCACAGGTGAGCTGAGCATCACCTTCCTCAGTGTCAGCCTGAGGAACCTGGCTGTTTTGCTGCAGGTTTGGGATCCCCAAGGTTACGTACACAGTGTGGAAAGGAAACGGAGGGGGTTAAAGGTGGGGAGCATGTTCGCAAGGTGTGAATGAGTATGTTTGCATGGTGCCCTTGACTTCATCCTGGCACTGTCTCTACAAAGACTGTGGCTCCGTGACCTTTCATTCAGCTATTCTGGGTCTGTGCTGTTGCAGTCTCATCTCCCCCATTCCTGCTCCAcgtccttccctctcccttacAGTAGTACCAGTGCTTTTCCCAAAATGAAGCAACTATCTCTCCGACAGTGTTGCTTTTGGGACCAGCATGGTGGAACCATACctcaaagcattttgttttcctgccagATCCCAACTGGGGAACTCTTCAACAGCAGCCTACCTGgcaaatggtattttaaaaaaaaaaattacaaaaaaaaaaatcagaaacttgaaaattactttaacaGCAATAGGGTTTGCTCTTGATTTtgggaaaatgattttttaGAAAACGAGGTCATATGCATACCTGCTGTCTTGTTTGTAGTCAGTATTTCTAAGCTATTCACGTGCACAGCTTTCATACACAGTTATAAGGCAGCCCCTGAGCAGTGAGAACTCCCAGCTTTTACAGTATCTGTTAATGCTCAAAATGAGAAAGGCTTGTTATTCAGCATCTACTTCAAGTCCAAAAAAACTTCTTTGCTGCTATTACTGTATTACAGAGGACTAAGCAcgaatgcttttttttctttaatgcaaaCCTTGgttcattttattcttctgcCAGCAGTTGGCATATGCGCTGCTTCTTACTCACAGATTCCCTCTCACAAGTGCCATTAAGTGCTGGAGCTTCTGGCAACCTTTCTGGAATATCATAATCTTTAACAGTATTCACAGGTGCCTTCATTACAGAGACTCAAAGGAAAAGGGTTTTCCAGGGATATTCCATGGTGGAATTGTCTGGAGCGCATGGCATGGTTTGGGACCGTAGCAGTGGCTGTTTCATACCATCTTTTCCGTGATCAGTCATCATCATCAGATGCAATGAAACCTTGATTCTGGTCTCAGGCGGGCTCCTTCCTCCTAAAAAAGAAGGGTTCTTTAGTATTACCTGGCACAAACGTAGAGACAATTTTCACGGAAGCCTTAGAATGAGATAGATCAGTTGGGTCGTGAGTACAGGATGCCATTTGCATTGATTTGGCATTTGGCTGGGGCTCGACTCTgaatttacttctgttttacCCAGAAGATTTTACAGCGGTTTTACACCAGGGTGCAAAGACAAGGGAACTCGCGCCCGCACAGGGCAGGCAGAAGCactcacagaggaaaaaaacatcagcagaGATTTGTTGAAGAAATTGGAGGCATGTCTACCTGGGACGGTAATGCAGTGAGTGGAACTGAAGAAAGAGCTAGATGCTGGGGGTACTTGCTGATACACCAGAAACTCAGGGCTATATGCTCACCCAAGGGCTGAAATAAGCACCCCAGCGACTGCCTGGCTGGCATGCTGGTGGAAGGGGAGCACACTCATGCTTCCTTCCTTGCGTATGCACAGTTAGTTGCACACATACTGCACCCACTGGGATGCCAGGCATGCAAGCGACACTCCCTTACTGCTGTTTATCCAGATTAGCTAATGTCTAGTGCGTGAGATAAgccacaggcagtgctgctgctggtgaacTTGGCTCTATCC
This sequence is a window from Falco peregrinus isolate bFalPer1 chromosome 14, bFalPer1.pri, whole genome shotgun sequence. Protein-coding genes within it:
- the TRADD gene encoding tumor necrosis factor receptor type 1-associated DEATH domain protein yields the protein MAGSSAPWIGSAYLFLQSTCKSIVLPSLYESSQKKPSVFKALKLALADSTGSVNGVDMLKVHCSHPHLIVQLKFCKQENCRRFLRSYREGALQQSLQNHLQLSLAMTTVPLEMELKAGKEHLDDMLKDEDRCVECIYREKPDRLRDEEITELEECLKSLIVHQSINNNTAVKDCASLHSPSLPFPSQGSSLSPQVTFIFQGQEFANRMLTPDDHQKFAKLVSKKWKQVGRSLQKSCRALRDPVIDNLALEYDREGLYEQAYQLLLRFIQSEGKKATIARLISALEENGLTSLAEELLGLHSSEDCS